The segment CCTTCCTTCGCCGGCATGATCCGGATCAGGTGTGACGGTCAGCGTCGGCGCGACGCACTCTCAGCTCGGCGGACCTCCGAACTCCCGTGTTGATGACACCCGCCAGCTTACCGCCGTGGGCAAGCGGCGCCGCCGTCGCCGAGGCGTATTACGGTGGCGGTCATGAACGCGCGCACCCGGCTCGACGACGCCCACCTCTACCTGTGCACGGACGCTCGGCGGGAGCGGGGCGACTTCGTCGACTTCGTGCGCGCGGCCCTCGCAGGCGGCGTCGACATCGTGCAGCTGCGCGACAAGAACTCGCCCGGCGAGCGCGAGTTCGGGGAGCTGACCGCCCTGCAGCAACTGGACCTGTTGGCGCAGCTCAAGGAGTTGACGATCGAGGCGGGTGCGCTGCTGGCGGTGAACGACCGCGCCGACATCGCCGTGGCCGCCGACGCGGACGTCTTCCACGTGGGCCAGGACGACCTCCCGCCGGCCGTCGCACGACGGATCGTCGGACCGGACGTGGTGATCGGCCGCTCCACCCACAGCGTCGAGCAGGCGCGCGGGGCGATGGCCGACGACGACGTCGACTACTTCTGCACCGGCCCGCTGTGGACCACTCCGACCAAGCCCGGTCGGCCCGCCACCGGACTGGACCTGCTGACCGAGACCGCGGCGTCGAACCCGACGAAGCCGTGGTTCGCCATCGGCGGCGTCGACATGCCGCGCGTGCCGGAGGTGACGGCGGCGGGCGCACGACGGATCGTCGTCGTGCGGGCGATCACCGGGGCCGACGATCCCGAGGCCGCGGCCCGCGCGCTGAAAACGGCTTGCCTTTCCGGCGACGGCGAGTAAGCTGCTCCCATCATGTTGTGGAACCTTCGTGTAACCCGCCGCTGCGGGGTCTGATTCGACCGACCCCCCGCTGCGGGTTCGTCGTTCCTCCACTTCCGGGACTGTCGGTCACCGAATCTTCGACCGAAATGAAGCTTCCCGATGCGTTCCATTCAGATCGTCCCGTCATCCTGTACGCGTAACGGATACGACAACCAGTCGCAGCCCCGCTCAGCCCGGAGGCTCCCCCACTGGTTTCCGCGAGAGGCGGCAGGCATGACCACTGCGAACTTCGACCAGACCTTCGCTCCCCGCGGGGAGATCGCCCTGCAGACCCTGTCGGTGGAGCCCACCCGCGGCGACACCGTCACCTGCCGGGCCCGCATCACCCTCGGCAAGCGCGCCCACGACGTCAGCGCGACCGCCGTCGGCACCATCGGCGCCATGGTCGAGATGCTGTACGCGCTGGGTGCCGGCGTCGAGATCGTCTCCCTGTCGCAGGAGCAGATCGACGACGAGGTCGTCACCTACCTGCGGTGCGAGCGCAACGCCCGCCAGTGCGTCTCGTACGGACGCGGTCGGACCGGCGACGAGGCCGTCGTCAACGCGTTGATCGCCGGAGCCAACCAGCTCAGCGCCTGACCCGATCCGAGATCAGGAGAGCCGAGCCAGCAGCCCCGGCCACGACTGCGCCAGCCCCGGGTGCAGGGGCAGCGCGGCGACCTCGGTGACCGGCACCCACCGCAGTTCCGCCGACTCCCCGTTCCCGACGGTCGCGACGGCGCTCGGCGCGTTGGCGATGACGGTGGTGTAGCTCCAGCCGGCGGCCTGATGCGTGACGACCGATTCGACGACAGCGACGTCGGCCGCGTCGATCCCGGCCTCCTCGTTCGCCTCGCGGACGGCGGCCTGTTCGACGCTCTCGTGGGAGTCGCGAGCACCGCCCGGTAGACCCCAGGTGCCACCCTGGTGGGACCAGATCGCGCGGTGCTGCAGCAGGACCGAGACACCGCCGTCGACGGGTGCGCACAGCAGCAGCCCGGCGGCGCCGAATCTGCCCCAATAGCGTGAGCCGTCGGCGTCGAACACCCAGCCGTCACCGTCTCCGTGCACCCTGCAAACCTCCTGCACCGCGATCCGCCTGACCAGACGCGAACCTCTGACGAATCACCGTACCGGGCTGACCAACCCAGCGCAGCCGCGACGACTAGGGTTGTCTCCAGAACACCGGAAGGAAACGTCGTGGCCGGGCAGGTTTATCGAGTGCGTTCGGCGCTCACGCATGCGGGCCGCAGCGTGCTGCCCGAGCGCGGCTCCCCCAGTCCCACCCTCCGGCAAGTGATCGCGGACCGCCGAGAGATCGCCGCCATGACCCGCGAACGGGTCTCGTCGCCTCTCGTCACGGCCCGCTTCTATGCCACCACCACCCCCGGCAAGCTGCTGATCATCCTGGTCGCGATGGTCCTCGCGTGCGGGCTCACCGGCTGGTACTCGTCGGTGTCGCTGACCGACCGCAGCCAGACGCTCGAGGCCCTCGTCGACCGCGCTGAGCCGCAGGCCGAGGCCGCCGAGGTGCTCTACAGTTCGCTGTCGGTGGCCGACGCCGCCGCCAACTCGGCGTTCATCTCCGGCGGCCGGGAGTCCCCTGAACTGCGCACCGAGTACATGAACGCAATGGCGACCGCGTCGTCGGCGATGATCGCCGCCGCCGACGGTCTGTCGTTGGGGTCCGACCCGGACTCGCGGGACCATCCGGCGCGCGACGACCTCAAGACCCTCGCCACCAGCATCCCCATCTACACCGGACTCATCGAGACCGCGCGCACCAACAATCGTCTCGCCAACCCGGTCGGCTCCGCCTATCTGAGCGAGGCGTCGACCCTGATGCTCGGCACCATCCTGCCCGCGGCGCAGCGCCTGTACGAGGACCGGTCGTCGGCCATCTCCGACCCGCAACGGACGCTGACCGTGCCGCCGTGGGGCGTGTACATCGCCCTGATGATGATCATCGCGATGATGATCCTGATCGGCCGCTACCTGGCCAGACGGACCCGTCGCCACTTCAACATCGGACTCATCGGCGCACTGACCGCGATGGTCGTCGGCACCGTCTGGCTGCTGGTGTCGGGGCTCCTGTCGGTGGCGGCGGCCAACACCGCGAAGACATCGGGCGCCGACCCGCTGCACACGCTGACGACGATGCGCATCCTCACCCAGCAGGCGCGGTCGGCGGAGACCCTGTCGCTGGTGCGTCGCTCCGAGCCCGGCGAGTTGGACGCCGGGTTCAACAAGGATCTGCAGGAGATCGGCGACTCCACCCGGAAGCTGCTGAACAACCCGTCGCACGCGGACAACAGCGGGCTCACCGAACCGCTCGCCGATGTGAAGTCGGCACTGGCGCGGTGGCAGAGCGCGCACGACGAGGTGGGGCGACGCCTCGCGAGCGGCGACTTCACCGCTGCCCGGGCCCTGACGATCGGCAACGGCAACATCAGCACGGCGACCGGGTTCAACGAGGTCAACGACGCACTGGTGAAGGCGATCGCCGAGGCCCGCACCACATTCCGACACAACATCAGCACCGCGCAGCAACTCCTCGGGTTCACCGGAACCGGCATCGGTGCACTCTGCGGGGTGGCCGCGCTCGCCGTCATCGCCGGCATGATCCCCCGCATCCGGGAGTACCGATGATCGCCACCCGCCGCCGTCTCCCGCTCCGCCTGACCGCACTCGTCCTGGTCGGTGTGCTCACCCTGACCGGGTGTTCGTTCGAGGCCAAGATCGCGGGCAACCCGCCGTCGGCCGCAGCCCAGGCGCCGATGCCGCCGAACGTGAAGTTCGGCGTCGACCGGGACACTCCGTCGACGTCCACGGACTGCAACACGACGGCGGGCCTGCGCCCCACCGCGATGCCGACCCCCGGTCGCATGCCGGCGAAGTCGACGATGGAGCGGATCGCCCAGCGCGGTCGGTTGATCGTCGGCACCGACCTCGGCAGCAATCCCCTCAGTTTCCGCGACCCGATCAGCGGCGACGTGAAGGGCTTCGACATCGACGTCGCCCACTGGATCGCAGGCGCGATCTTCGGCGACGAGAACCTCATCGAATACCGGATGCTCTCCAACGACAGCCGTCTCAAGGCCCTCGAGGAGCGGACGGTGGACGTCGTCGTCAAGACCATGTCGATCACCTGCGAACGGTTGAAGGTGGTCGACTTCTCGGTGCCGTACTACGCGGCCTCCCAGCAGATCCTGGCGTACCGGAACTCGGGGATCACGCAGGCCGCAGACCTGGCCGGGAAGACGGTCTGCGCGACCCGCGCCTCCACGTCCATCGCGCGGGCGCAGAAGGTGGTGCCGAGCGCCAAGTACGTCACCACTGCCAGCTGGGCCGACTGCCTGGTGATGATGCAGCAGGGCCAGGTGGAGGCCATCACCTCCGACGACACCATCCTCGCAGGCATCGCCTCGCAGGACCCGTGGGTGCACGTCGTCGGTGACAGTCTCGGCACCGAGAACTACGGCGTCGGAGTCCCCAAGGGCGAGGACGACTTCGTGCGCTTCATCAACGGCGTCCTCGCGGCCCGCGAGGCCGACGGCAGCTGGCAGCGGTCGTACAACGAGTGGCTGTCGTTGCTGGGTCCGGGCTCCCCTCCGCCGACGACGTACCGGGATTGACGCGATGGCTGCTGACAAGAGCGAGAAGAAGAAGCGGAAGAAGAAGCTCCGCGAGGACGAGCCGGTCGCCACGCAGGCGTCCGACGTCGAGGTGCACACGCAGGCGTCGGACATCGACCTCGCCGACACGGGCGATGCGGTGCAGACGCAGGCGGGCACCATGCCCGCACCGATGCCGACGGTCGGCACCGAGGCGTCGACGATGGGGACGCAGGCCGCGACGACGGGTGCGATGACCCAGTCGACGCAGGTCCGCCGGATCCTCGACGACATCGCCGCGTCGCGCCGGAAGAGCCGCAAGAACACCCACGTGCACGACCGCCGGCTCGGTGCCGACCTGGTGCAGCTGCCGGAGATCACGGACATCGACCCGGCCGACGCCGTCCTCGCCGATCCGGTCATCACGCCCAGCAAGCGCCTGTGCTGGAAGTGCGGTGAGCCCGTCGGCCGCAAGTCCGGTCGCGGCAAGGGCCCACTGAACGGCACCTGCTGGAACTGCGGATCGCGCTACTCGTTCGTGCCCGGCCTCAAACGCGGCACCATCGTGGCCGACCAGTACGAGATCGCGGGCGCCATCGCGCACGGCGGCATGGGATGGATCTACCTCGCGGTGGACCACAACGTGTCCGACCGCCCCGTCGTCCTCAAGGGCCTGCTGAACTCGTCGGACTCGCAGGCGCAGGCCGTCGCGATCTCCGAACGGCAGTTCCTCGCGTCGGTCAACGATCCCGGCATCGTGAAGATCTTCAACTTCGTCGAGGGCACCATCGACGACGGCCGGTCCGTCGGCTACATCGTGATGGAGTACATCGGCGGTCACACGCTCAAGCAGCTGACCACCGGGAAGACCGGGAAGCCGAAGCTGCTGCCGATCGAGCAGGCCATGGCGTACATCCTGGAGGTGCTCTCGGCCGTCGGCTACCTGCATTCGGTGGGGCTGGCGTACAACGACGTGAAGCCCGACAACATCATGATCACCTCCGACGACGTGAAGCTCATCGACATGGGCGCGGTGTCGGCGATCGACGGCACCGGCCACCTGTACGGCACCCCGGGCTTCCAGGCACCGGAGATCGTGCAGACGGGACCGCAGATCGTCACCGACATCTACAGCATCGGCCGCACGCTCGCCGTCCTGACCGTCGACATGCCGATGACGGCGGGCCGGTACGACGACGGCCTCCCCGACCCGGCCACCACCCCGCTGTTCGTCGACAACCCGTCGTTCTACTTCCTGCTGCAGCGGTCCACGTCGCCCGATCCGAAGGAGCGCTTCTCCTCCGCGGAGGAGATGACGACGCAGGTCTTGAACGTGCTGCGCGAGACCGTCGCCCTGCACACCGGCGTGCCGCGCCCGTCCATGTCGACCGTGTTCACCCCGCAGCGGTCGACGTTCGGGACCGAGCTGCTGCTGGCCCCGGTCGACGGCTTCTTCGACCCCAAGGACGCCGCGATCCACGATCCCGCCGACATCGCGCGCGCTCTGCCGGTGCCGCTCGTCGACCCGTCCGACCCGGCGGCCAGCGTGCTGACGTCGGCGGCGCTGTCATATCCGCGGCAGACGCTCGACACCATCCGCGCCGCGCGGGCCGACGGCTTCAAGGCGCTGATCGTCGCCGATCGCAGCGCCGCCGATGCCGCGGTGGATCCGATGCACCCGTCGGTGGAGCTGGACCTGGCCGAGGCCCGCGCGCATCTGGAGCTCGGGAACCTCGACACCGCGCTGCAACTGCTGCGCGAGGTGGCCCTGCATCACGGCGACTCCTGGAAGCTGCACTGGTATCTGGGGATCTGTTCCCTGTTGAACGCCGAACCGGAGCTGGCCTTCGAACGCTTCCACGAAGTCCTCGTGGCGATGCCGGGCGAGGTGGCGCCGAAGCTCGCGGTGGCGGGCACCGCCGAGTTGATCGGCTACTGGCTGTCGGCCGAGGAGTACACCTCCAATGAGCAGATGGCGCAGGTGGAGCGTTGGTACGAGATCGCCCGGCAGAACTATCACGACCTGTGGCTCACCGATCACGCGATCGTGTCGGCCGCGTTCGGGCTGGCGCGGATGATTCTCGCCGAGGGCCGGTTCGACTCCGCGATCGAGCCGCTCGATGAGGTCCCGACCACCAGCCGCCACTACGGCACCGCGCAGATCTCGGCGATCGTGACGCTGGTCCACGGTCGAGCCCCCGACGAGGTGACTCGCGCGGAGCTGTTCGAGGCGGCCGAGCGCTTCGAGGAGATCAGCTGGGACGACCCCCGACGCGGCCGCCTCCAGTTGATCATCCTGGGCACCGCCCTCGGCTGGATCGACGCCCACCTCGACGACGATCAGGCGGCCGACGACTTCCTCGGCTTCCCGTTCAACGAGCAGGGCCTGCGCGCAGGCACCGAACGCTCCCTTCGTGAACTCGCGAAGGCGACGCGCGACAACCGCGCCCACCGCTTCCTCCTCGTCGACCTCGCGAACCTGATCCGCCCCGCGACGCTGTTCTGATCACCGTTTCGCGCTTCCACCGTTGATCGGGCCCCGCTGCGGGGCCCGATCCCTTGCTGATCGAGTGCCCGGCTGCGAGCCTGCGAGCATCCGGGTGTATCGAGATCCGCCGCGGGCCGGGTCGCTCACCCCTCTCAGCTCAGCAGATCCTCGTACCGGTACTCGGTCGCGATGTCCTCGCCCGCGGACGACGCCGCGGACTCCCGCTGCTGGAGTTCCACGCGGCGGATCTTGCCGGAGATGGTCTTGGGGAGTTCGTAGAACTCCACGCGGCGCACCTTGAGGTAGGGAGCGAGGTGGTCGCGCGCGTACTCCATGATCGCCTTCGCGGTGTCCGCGGTCGGCTCCCATCCTTCGGCGAGGGTGACGTACGCCTTCGGGACGGCGAGCCGGGTCTCGTCGGGCTGCGGAACCACTGCCGCCTCGACGACGGCGGGGTGCTCGATGAGGACGCTCTCCAGCTCGAACGGCGAGACCTTGTAATCCGACGACTTGAAGACGTCGTCGGTCCGGCCGATGTAGGTGATGTAGCCGTTCTCGTCGCGGGAGGCCACGTCGCCGGTGTGGTAGTAGCCGCCCGCCATGACGGCGTCGTTGCGCTCGGGGTCGCCGAGGTACCCGGACATCAGGTTGAGCGGTCGAACGGTGAGGTCCAGGCAGATCTCGCCCTCGTCGGCGAGCTCGCCGGTCAGCGGATCCACCAGAACCACCGGCACACCCGGCATCGGCCGACCCATCGATCCGGCTTTCAGCGGCTGGCCCGGCGTGTTCGCGACCTGCAGGGTGGTCTCGGTCTGGCCGTAGCCGTCGCGGATCGTCAGGCCCCACGACTGCTCGACGCGGCGGATCACGTCGGGGTTCAGCGGCTCACCTGCACCGAGGATCTCCCGCAGGCCCGACGGCTTGCTGCCGAGGTCGGCCTGGATCAGCATCCGCCACACGGTCGGCGGGGCGCAGAAGGTGTTGACCTTCGCGCGGTCGAGCTGGTGCATCAGGGCCGCGGCGTCGAACCGGGAGTAGTTGTAGACGAAGATCGTCGCCTCGGCGATCCACGGCGCGAAGAACAGGCTCCACGCGTGCTTGGCCCAGCCGGGCGAGCTGATCGTCAGGTGCACGTCGCCCGGCTTCACACCGATCCACGCCATGGTGGTGAAGTGGCCGACGGCGTAGCTGACCTGCGAGTGCGCGACCAGTTTCGGCTTGCTGGTGGTGCCGGACGTGAAGTAGATGAGCATGGTGTCGTCGACGTCGGTCTCGGTCTGGAAGGGACCCGCCGATTCGACGTCGGCGCTGTCGGAGTACGACGTCCAGCCGTCGGTGTCGCCGCCGACGACGATGCGCCGGTAGTCGCCGGGGACGTCGTCGAACTTCGACGTGTCGCCGACGTTGGCGATCACCGTGCCCGCGCCGCCGCGGTCGATGCGATCGGTGAGGTCGACGGGACCGAGCGCCGCGGTGGTGGGCATGACGATGGCGCCGAGCTTCGCGATGGCGAGCATCAGCTCCCACAGCTCCACCTGGTTGCCGAGCATCAGGATGACGCGGTCGCCCTTGCCGACGCCGAGGCTCTGCAGCCAGGTCGCGACGCGGTCGGAGTTCGCGGCCATCTGGTCGAAGGTCACCTGGACCTCGGAGCCGTCCTCCTCGGTGATCCACAGGGCGAGGCGCTGGTTGCCGCGCGCGAAGTCGTCGAACCAGTCGATGGCCCAGTTGAATCGGCCGGTGATCTCCGGCCATCGGAACTCGGCGACGGCGCGGTCGTAGTCGTTCATCAGGTCGATCATCTGGTCGCGGCTGGCGCGGTACCGCTCGGTGTTCGTGGTCATGTTCACATGATCCAGGTCACAGCGGATCCTGACCACCCCCGGAAGAGGGGTGCGGCGCACCCGGCCGAAATCACGTGAGTGACACCGGGACTTCCGTCGCAACCGTCAGGAATACGCTGGACGCCGTACACCGAGCGAACCCGAAGGGAGCCTGCATGACCGGCTACTCCCGAGGGGATCTCCCACCATGGCCGTACGGCCCGCAGCCGCCGACGGTCCGGCCGCTCCGCTACTACTCGCCGCGCCCCGAACCACTGTTGCGCGAGGGTGTGGCGATCACCTGCGGCGGACCCACGCTGGGCCCACGGCTGGGCATCGGCGGTCTGCCCAGCGGTTGGTACCAGGTGTCGGTGGACGTCGACGGCTACGAGTTGCCGCCGATGCCGTGGGGTCGGATCGAGATCCCCGTGCGTCCCGGGATGCATACCTTCCGGGTGTTCCGACGCGAGCAGGGCAGGATCCTGAGCTTCACCGAGACGACGGAGCCGGTCCTGCCCGGTGAGCTGCTCGAACTCGCGTACAACTTCTACCCGAACGACTCGAACGACTACGACTGGGGCGCCGGCGGTCGCAAAGCGTTCCTCTGGGCCATCGACCCGAATGTCAAGGGGAGCCCGCTCATCGCTTTCCTCCTCCTCGGCGGCGTCGCGCTCACCTTCCTACTGGTCATCGGCGCGGGATTGCTCTTGCGATGATGTACCGCTCGCGGTTCGCCGTGTAGTTCCTTACCCGCTCCAGGTAACGAACTACACAGTTGAGCGCCCCCGCCGTCGCCTCACCGTTCGCGTCACGCCGGGTACGCGACCTCCATCGCCTGCCGGGCGATCGCCAGCTCCTCGTTGGTCGGGACCACGAGCACCGTGATGGTCGACGCGTCGGTGGAGATGACGCGCGGCTCCTTGGAGCGGATCGCGTTGCGCTCGGCGTCGATCTCGATGCCGTAGTTCTCCAGGCCGGCGAGGGAGTCGGCGCGGACCGGGGCCGCGTTCTCACCGACGCCCGCGGTGAAGACGATGGTGTCGACGCGGCCGAGTTCGACCATGTACGCGCCGATGTAGCGGCGGAGCCTGTGCAGGTAGACGTCGTACGCGAGCTGCGCGGCCTCGTCGCCGCCGTCCGCGCGTTCGAGGACCGAGCGGAAGTCGTTCTCGCCGCACAGGCCCTTGAGTCCCGACTTCTTGTTGAAGAGGGTGTCGATGTCGTCGATCGACATGCCCGCGACGCGGGAGAGCTGGAAGACGATGCCCGCGTCGATGTCGCCGGTGCGGGTACCCATCACGAGGCCCTCGAGCGGGGTCATGCCCATCGTGGTGTCGATCGGTTTTCCGCCGGCCACCGCGGACATCGACGCGCCGTTGCCGAGGTGCAGGACGATCTGGTTGAGATCGGCGTACTCGCGGTCGAGGGTCTCGGCGGTCTTGCGGGACACGTACTCGTGGCTGGTGCCGTGGAAGCCGTAGCGGCGGATCGCGTACTGGGCCGCCACCTCGGCGTCGAGCGCGTAGGTCGACGCCGCTGCGGGCAGGTCGTGGAAGAATGCGGTGTCGAAGACTGCGACCGCCGGGACGTCGGGCAGCAGCGCGGTGACGGCGTTGACGCCGACCAGGTTCGCCGGGTTGTGCAGTGGCGCGAGCGGTCCGAGACGTTCGATCTCCGAGCGGACCTCCGCGTCGATGAGGGTGGGCGCGAAGAACGACCGCCCGCCGTGCGCCACCCGGTGTCCCACCGCGGCCAGGCCGGAGTCGGCGATGTCGACGCCGTCGGACCGGAACAGTTCGAGGACCTTCGCGATGGCCGCCTCGTGGTCGGGCAGCACACCCTCCACCACGACGTCGTGCCCGCGGTACCAGTGCTTGATGCGCGAGGTGCTCTCACCGATCTGCTCGGCGAGCCCGTCGGCGATCACCTCCTCGGTGGTCGGTTCCAGGACCTGGTACTTCAGGGACGACGACCCGGCGTTGACCACCAGGACGCTGCCGTCGATGCGTTCGGTCATGCGTTGTGCTCCTCGGAAGGTCGAGCGTTCTTGTTGTTCTGCGCCTGGATGGCGGTGATGGCGACGGTGTTGACGATGTCGGAGACCAGCGCGCCGCGGGAGAGGTCGTTCATCGGCTTGTTGAGACCCTGCAGCACGGGGCCGACGGCGATGGCGCCGGCGCTGCGCTGCACCGCCTTGTAGGTGTTGTTGCCGGTGTTGAGGTCCGGGAAGATCAGGACCGTCGCCTGACCGGCGACTGGGGAGTCCGGCATCTTCGACGCAGCCACGGTCGGTTCGACGGCCGCGTCGTACTGGATGGGACCCTCCACCAGGAGGTCGGGCGCCTTCTCGCGGACGATGGCGGTCGCGGCCGCCACCTTGTCGACGTCCTTGCCGGAGCCGGAGCCGCCGGTGGAGTACGAGAGGAGCGCGACGCGCTGCTCGATCCCGAAGGCTGCCGCGGTCTGGGCCGACTGCATGGCGATGTCGGCGAGTTCCTCGGCGGTCGGATCGGGGACGATCGCGCAGTCACCGTAGACGAGGACCTCGTCCGCCAGGCACATGAAGAACACGCTCGACACGGTGGAGACGCCGGGCACCGTCTTGATGATCTCGAACGCCGGGCGGATGGTCTGGGCGGTGGTGTGCGCGGCGCCGGACACCATGCCGTCGACGCGGCCGGTGTGCAGCAGCATGGTGCCGAAGTACGACTCGTCGCGCACCACCTCCGACGCACGCTCGAGGGTCATGCCCTTGTGCTTGCGCAGCTCCACGTAGAGCGGGGCGAACTCGTCGGCCAGCGGCGACGTGGCCGGGTCGATGATCTCCACATCCGACAGGTCGATGCCGAGTTCGCTCGCCCGGCGGAGGACCGCGTCCGGGTCGCCGAGGAGGGTCAGCTTCGCGACGCTGCGGCGGATCAGGCGTTCGGCGGCGCGGAGGATGCGGTCGTCGTTGCCCTCGGGGAGGACGATGCGCTGCGGGTCGGACTTGGCCTGCTTGATCAGCTGGTACTCGAACATCTGCGGCGTCATGACCTCCGGCTTGTGGAGGTCGAGCTCGGCGATCAGCTCCGCCGGCGACACGTACTTCTCCATGAGGCCGATCGCCGCGTCGATCTTGCTGAACGAGCCGCGCGCCATGGCGCCGCGGGTGTTGGACGCGATCCGCGCGGTCTCGTAGGTCCCGTGCTCGCATGCGATGATCGGCAGCGTGGGCCGGAGGCCCTTGACGAGGGCGTCGATCATCGGATGCGGTCGGAGGC is part of the Gordonia phthalatica genome and harbors:
- the thiE gene encoding thiamine phosphate synthase encodes the protein MNARTRLDDAHLYLCTDARRERGDFVDFVRAALAGGVDIVQLRDKNSPGEREFGELTALQQLDLLAQLKELTIEAGALLAVNDRADIAVAADADVFHVGQDDLPPAVARRIVGPDVVIGRSTHSVEQARGAMADDDVDYFCTGPLWTTPTKPGRPATGLDLLTETAASNPTKPWFAIGGVDMPRVPEVTAAGARRIVVVRAITGADDPEAAARALKTACLSGDGE
- a CDS encoding NUDIX hydrolase, encoding MHGDGDGWVFDADGSRYWGRFGAAGLLLCAPVDGGVSVLLQHRAIWSHQGGTWGLPGGARDSHESVEQAAVREANEEAGIDAADVAVVESVVTHQAAGWSYTTVIANAPSAVATVGNGESAELRWVPVTEVAALPLHPGLAQSWPGLLARLS
- a CDS encoding glutamate ABC transporter substrate-binding protein; its protein translation is MIATRRRLPLRLTALVLVGVLTLTGCSFEAKIAGNPPSAAAQAPMPPNVKFGVDRDTPSTSTDCNTTAGLRPTAMPTPGRMPAKSTMERIAQRGRLIVGTDLGSNPLSFRDPISGDVKGFDIDVAHWIAGAIFGDENLIEYRMLSNDSRLKALEERTVDVVVKTMSITCERLKVVDFSVPYYAASQQILAYRNSGITQAADLAGKTVCATRASTSIARAQKVVPSAKYVTTASWADCLVMMQQGQVEAITSDDTILAGIASQDPWVHVVGDSLGTENYGVGVPKGEDDFVRFINGVLAAREADGSWQRSYNEWLSLLGPGSPPPTTYRD
- a CDS encoding serine/threonine-protein kinase gives rise to the protein MAADKSEKKKRKKKLREDEPVATQASDVEVHTQASDIDLADTGDAVQTQAGTMPAPMPTVGTEASTMGTQAATTGAMTQSTQVRRILDDIAASRRKSRKNTHVHDRRLGADLVQLPEITDIDPADAVLADPVITPSKRLCWKCGEPVGRKSGRGKGPLNGTCWNCGSRYSFVPGLKRGTIVADQYEIAGAIAHGGMGWIYLAVDHNVSDRPVVLKGLLNSSDSQAQAVAISERQFLASVNDPGIVKIFNFVEGTIDDGRSVGYIVMEYIGGHTLKQLTTGKTGKPKLLPIEQAMAYILEVLSAVGYLHSVGLAYNDVKPDNIMITSDDVKLIDMGAVSAIDGTGHLYGTPGFQAPEIVQTGPQIVTDIYSIGRTLAVLTVDMPMTAGRYDDGLPDPATTPLFVDNPSFYFLLQRSTSPDPKERFSSAEEMTTQVLNVLRETVALHTGVPRPSMSTVFTPQRSTFGTELLLAPVDGFFDPKDAAIHDPADIARALPVPLVDPSDPAASVLTSAALSYPRQTLDTIRAARADGFKALIVADRSAADAAVDPMHPSVELDLAEARAHLELGNLDTALQLLREVALHHGDSWKLHWYLGICSLLNAEPELAFERFHEVLVAMPGEVAPKLAVAGTAELIGYWLSAEEYTSNEQMAQVERWYEIARQNYHDLWLTDHAIVSAAFGLARMILAEGRFDSAIEPLDEVPTTSRHYGTAQISAIVTLVHGRAPDEVTRAELFEAAERFEEISWDDPRRGRLQLIILGTALGWIDAHLDDDQAADDFLGFPFNEQGLRAGTERSLRELAKATRDNRAHRFLLVDLANLIRPATLF
- a CDS encoding AMP-binding protein, which codes for MTTNTERYRASRDQMIDLMNDYDRAVAEFRWPEITGRFNWAIDWFDDFARGNQRLALWITEEDGSEVQVTFDQMAANSDRVATWLQSLGVGKGDRVILMLGNQVELWELMLAIAKLGAIVMPTTAALGPVDLTDRIDRGGAGTVIANVGDTSKFDDVPGDYRRIVVGGDTDGWTSYSDSADVESAGPFQTETDVDDTMLIYFTSGTTSKPKLVAHSQVSYAVGHFTTMAWIGVKPGDVHLTISSPGWAKHAWSLFFAPWIAEATIFVYNYSRFDAAALMHQLDRAKVNTFCAPPTVWRMLIQADLGSKPSGLREILGAGEPLNPDVIRRVEQSWGLTIRDGYGQTETTLQVANTPGQPLKAGSMGRPMPGVPVVLVDPLTGELADEGEICLDLTVRPLNLMSGYLGDPERNDAVMAGGYYHTGDVASRDENGYITYIGRTDDVFKSSDYKVSPFELESVLIEHPAVVEAAVVPQPDETRLAVPKAYVTLAEGWEPTADTAKAIMEYARDHLAPYLKVRRVEFYELPKTISGKIRRVELQQRESAASSAGEDIATEYRYEDLLS
- a CDS encoding acetate kinase; translated protein: MTERIDGSVLVVNAGSSSLKYQVLEPTTEEVIADGLAEQIGESTSRIKHWYRGHDVVVEGVLPDHEAAIAKVLELFRSDGVDIADSGLAAVGHRVAHGGRSFFAPTLIDAEVRSEIERLGPLAPLHNPANLVGVNAVTALLPDVPAVAVFDTAFFHDLPAAASTYALDAEVAAQYAIRRYGFHGTSHEYVSRKTAETLDREYADLNQIVLHLGNGASMSAVAGGKPIDTTMGMTPLEGLVMGTRTGDIDAGIVFQLSRVAGMSIDDIDTLFNKKSGLKGLCGENDFRSVLERADGGDEAAQLAYDVYLHRLRRYIGAYMVELGRVDTIVFTAGVGENAAPVRADSLAGLENYGIEIDAERNAIRSKEPRVISTDASTITVLVVPTNEELAIARQAMEVAYPA
- the pta gene encoding phosphate acetyltransferase yields the protein MTGTSARSIYVASAEGDTGKSTVALGALMVLTAAGGRVGVFRPISRGTADEGDYILDLLHQYASVEIPYEQCIGVHYDDVHADPDAAIGEIVARYHAVAEQCDNVLVIGSDYTDVASPSELSFNARIAANLSAPIILVVKAYDRTPAEVKAVADLLLADIKTAHASTVGIVANRCNPDRRTAVAAALQGTGIKSWALPEEPLLVAPTMAELCDALDGTRYSGDLDLMDREALDVMVGGMTVEHILERLSESLVVIAPADRSDVLLALVNADAAAGFPRLAGIVINGGLRPHPMIDALVKGLRPTLPIIACEHGTYETARIASNTRGAMARGSFSKIDAAIGLMEKYVSPAELIAELDLHKPEVMTPQMFEYQLIKQAKSDPQRIVLPEGNDDRILRAAERLIRRSVAKLTLLGDPDAVLRRASELGIDLSDVEIIDPATSPLADEFAPLYVELRKHKGMTLERASEVVRDESYFGTMLLHTGRVDGMVSGAAHTTAQTIRPAFEIIKTVPGVSTVSSVFFMCLADEVLVYGDCAIVPDPTAEELADIAMQSAQTAAAFGIEQRVALLSYSTGGSGSGKDVDKVAAATAIVREKAPDLLVEGPIQYDAAVEPTVAASKMPDSPVAGQATVLIFPDLNTGNNTYKAVQRSAGAIAVGPVLQGLNKPMNDLSRGALVSDIVNTVAITAIQAQNNKNARPSEEHNA